In the Oryzias latipes chromosome 9, ASM223467v1 genome, one interval contains:
- the LOC111947858 gene encoding protein piccolo-like translates to MTRKFVKRSSFRPASPNLQTQTLIDGNARNWAFTTVLILREHYQKNIDSEMQKLTQFPSPDWRGPFEIATTWAKRNLGRRLRQDTIDRAQAVIIARTTETALPAPLPAAAVSSLPTQTADQTAEEDPHAVIELAPSSPPVNQPPSTRPPSSAAARPPPSPQSSSHQITTIAQIHAAPPPAPISRVSVETMTEPQQEDWSPLFDLEEASETELSPPTSPSRLSPVIPLPPRINRSQISSTAESVVRVLDMQKAGSEAEEEITLEPEPADEQITALSQRKGSQRPPHREGSPPPPPIQTSTMESRGYHTLTPATLSKLRSSVQSRLAIERAEQTTTSVAEMQVCAPTRHDNTPRKFTEWHLHIQQKKVIIGDSNISRLPPFKGGNVQLDSFPGARWHHAEFLLKTATFQTEPEVLLLSFGLNNRSQRDKKAPVKEMIKALTVAGQRFPDATIFVPHVSFSPHLSPDEKVVLIHLNQHIQELTDYIPPLSGFFETQTDSIHWTAATAKRILEHWASWLN, encoded by the coding sequence ATGACACGCAAATTCGTGAAGCGTTCCTCATTTAGACCAGCATCCCCAAATCTACAAACACAGACTTTGATTGACGGCAATGCTAGAAATTGGGCCTTCACTACCGTTCTCATCCTCAGAGAGCATTATCAAAAGAACATTGACTCTGAAATGCAAAAGCTCACCCAGTTCCCTTCACCGGACTGGAGAGGCCCCTTTGAAATAGCCACAACGTGGGCGAAACGTAATTTAGGCAGACGCCTGAGACAGGATACAATAGACCGTGCCCAGGCGGTCATCATTGCCAGGACGACAGAAACAGcacttcctgctcctcttcctgctgctgccgTTTCTTCTCTCCCAACGCAGACAGCTGACCAGACAGCAGAAGAGGACCCACATGCTGTGATTGAGCTGGCTCCATCATCACCTCCAGTGAACCAGCCTCCCTCCACGAGACCACCGAGCTCAGCTGCAGCACGGCCACCCCCTTCACCACAAAGCAGCAGTCATCAGATCACCACGATCGCCCAAATCCACGCAGCGCCTCCACCTGCGCCAATCTCCCGGGTTTCAGTGGAGACCATGACAGAACCACAACAGGAGGACTGGTCACCTCTGTTTGACCTTGAGGAGGCAAGTGAAACAGAACTTTCTCCTCCCACATCCCCGTCTCGTCTTTCTCCTGTAATCCCTCTTCCACCACGCATAAATCGCTCTCAAATAAGCTCTACGGCAGAAAGTGTCGTACGAGTTCTCGACATGCAGAAGGCTGGCTCTGAAGCCGAAGAGGAAATCACTCTGgagccagaaccagcagatgaGCAGATCACAGCGCTGAGCCAGAGAAAAGGAAGCCAACGCCCCCCTCACAGAGAAGggagtcctcctcctcctcccatccAAACCAGCACCATGGAGAGCAGAGGGTACCACACACTCACCCCTGCCACTCTCTCCAAGCTGAGATCCAGCGTGCAATCTCGCCTAGCCATCGAGCGAGCAGAGCAGACGACAACTTCTGTAGCAGAAATGCAGGTGTGTGCTCCAACACGACACGACAACACGCCCCGCAAATTTACAGAGTGGCACCTGCACATACAACAGAAGAAGGTCATCATAGGAGACTCAAACATCAGCCGCCTTCCACCTTTTAAAGGTGGAAATGTACAATTGGACAGTTTTCCTGGCGCCAGATGGCATCATGCAGAATTTCTCCTGAAGACGGCCACCTTCCAGACGGAACCAGAGGTTCTCCTGCTATCCTTCGGCCTCAACAACAGATCCCAGAGGGATAAAAAAGCTCCAGTGAAAGAGATGATCAAAGCCCTGACTGTAGCAGGACAGAGATTCCCAGACGCCACGATCTTCGTCCCTCACGTCAGTTTTTCACCTCACCTTTCACCAGATGAAAAAGTCGTCCTTATCCATTTAAATCAACACATCCAAGAACTGACAGACTACATCCCCCCACTCAGTGGCTTCTTTGAGACCCAAACTGACAGCATCCACTGGACGGCAGCTACCGCGAAGAGGATTCTGGAACACTGGGCTTCGTGGTTAAACTGA